One Maribacter sp. HTCC2170 genomic window, ATGTAGAACTCATAAAATCAGAGCCATAGGCATTATTCCTGAAGTTTTCATACTTATCATAGGGGTTCGAAGTATGGGCAATCCCCTGACCTATACGAAACTGCATGTTTCGTTTGAAGAAATAGAAATTATAATGTGCATAAAGACTGTAATTATGGCCCAACGTTGAATTGTTCATATTTTGGTAAATGAACGAAGCTCCTATGTCCGGGTAATTATATTCTTGATGCCATTCTTCATCTCCGTAGGTTTTACGATTTAGACTCAATATCAATCCAGCTGGATGGTCAGAAATGAGATGTGATATATCAGTATTATGAAGCATAATCGATCCATAATACTGATTTACATCTAAAGTATATTTCATTAGCTTCTCATTACTCTGCGAAAAGCCAATGGAAAATACCAGTAAAACTATGGGAAGTAACCTTAGGTTCATGGGGTGTAAAAATAGTAAAAAGTAGGTTTCCCTATTATGTGTATTACTGTTTCAAAACTCTCATTTCAAAAAAGAAAAATGAATCTAGAATACACCTTTTGCAATTGCATGGATATTATCCGATTTGCCCATTGAGTAATAGTGCAATACAGGAACACCAGCAGCTTTTAACTCTTTAGACTGCTGTATTGCCCAATCCACACCTACTTGACGAACCGCCTTGTTGTCTTTACAATCATCAACAGCATCTATCAAATCCTGAGGCAAATCTATACGAAATACTTGAGGCAACAGTTGCAAATGTCTTTTTACCGCGATAGGTTTTATACCCGGAATAATTGGAACATTGATACCTATTTCTTTTGCCGCATCAACAAATTCAAAATATTTTTGATTGTCAAAGAACATTTGAGTCACCACATAGTCCGCCCCTGCATCAACTTTTTCTTTTAATCGTTTTAAATCTGATTGCAGTGATGGTGCCTCCAAATGTTTTTCTGGATAACCGGCAACCCCAATACAGAAATCGGCACAATTGTCAGATTCTATCTCTTCATGCAAGTACTTACCACAATTTAAATTTTGTATCTGCCCAACCAATTCACTGGCAAAAGCATGACCGCCTTTTGTGGCTTCAAAGTATTTCTGTTCGCTACGTGCATCACCGCGCAAGGCCATGACATTCTGAATTCCTAAATAATGACAATCAACAAGTACATATTCCGTTTCCTCTTTGGTAAAACCTCCACATAAAATATGCGGCACCGTATCTACTTTATATTTATGTTGAATAGAAGCACATATCCCCACAGTACCGGGACGTCTTCGTGTCAATTTTTTATCTAACAGCCCAGATTTGTTAATGTAAACATATTCTTCTCGGGACGTAGTCACATCAATAAACGGAGGTTTAAACTCCATTAACGGATCAATGTTATTATACAATTCTTGAATGTTTTTCCCTTTTACTGGAGGAACTATCTCAAAAGAAAACAATGTTTTCCCTTTGGCATTTAATATGTGATCTGTAATCTTCATTCTGATTTGTATAATTATTTAATCTTCCGCAATATTTGGTGCCAGCCATTTATTGGCATCCTCTAAAGGTATTCCCTTTCTTTTGGCATAATCCAAAACCTGATCTTCTTTTATTTTTCCCAATCCAAAATAACGGGCCTCTGGGTTAGCAAAATAATAGCCGCTCACGCTCGCAGCCGGCCACATCGCCAAACTCTCTGTTAGTTCAACATCAATCTTTTCTTTAACTCCTAGAATTTCCCAAATGGTTAATTTCTCCAAATGGTCAGGACATGCAGGATAACCAGGTGCCGGGCGAATACCTTTATATGTTTCTTTAATGAGTTCTTCATTACTCAGATGTTCATTCGACGAATAGCCCCAATACTTGGTTCTCACTTCTTTATGCAAATACTCCGCAAATGCTTCGGCCAAACGATCAGCTAGGGCCTTAATCATAATCGAACTATAATCATCATGATCCTCCTCAAATTTTGCAGCTAAATCTGCAGTACCAAAACCAGTACTAACACAAAAACAACCAATATAATCCTGAATACCTGTTTCCTGTGGAGCGATGAAATCTGCCAGCGCAAAATTGGGCACTCCTTCTCTTTTTTTCAGTTGCTGACGGAGTGTTCTAAACTTTTTAGTTTCATCGTTGATCAAGACCTTAATATCATCACTATCGACTGAATTTGCTAGAAACAGTCCAAAAATAGCCTTTGCCTTCAATTGACTTTTGTCAACTATTGTTTTCAGCATGGCCTTGGCATCTTCAAAAAGTTCTCTTGCCTGTTGACCTACAACATTGTCTTTGAGAATATCAGGGTATTTACCATGTAAGTCCCAACTTCTAAAAAAGGGTGACCAATCTATAAATTGAACCAATTTCTGTAAATCAAAATCTTCGATAACCTGAATACCCAATTCATTTGGTTTTATTACCTCTTCAGTTTTCCAATCAATTTTGAATTTATTGGCTCTAGCCTCATTAATGGTCCTATATTCTTTTTGTTTTGAGCGTTTCAAGAATTTATCCCTAAACTCCTCATAGTTCAGCTTAATCTCTTTTTTATAATTATCCGAGTTTTCTTTCTGCAATAAATCCCCAACCACCGTAACTGCCCTTGAGGCATCATTTACATGAACAACCGCATTTTTGTACTGAGGATCAATTTTCACTGCGGTATGTGCTTTACTGGTGGTGGCACCCCCTATGAGCAGAGGAACATTAAAATTTTGACGTTCCATTTCCTTGGCAAGAAACACCATTTCATCCAATGATGGGGTTATTAATCCACTTAACCCAATGATATCAACATTTTCATCTTTTGCTGCATTGATGATTTTCTCAGGAGGTACCATAACTCCTAAATCAACAATCTCATAATTGTTACAGGCCAAAACCACGCTCACAATATTCTTACCGATATCATGAACATCCCCTTTGACCGTTGCCATAAGGATTTTTCCGGCAGCACCTCCAGCTATAGCATCAGGGTTATTTTTCTTTTCTTCTTCTATAAAGGGAAGTAAATGGGCCACCGCTTTTTTCATCACTCTTGCAGATTTAACCACTTGCGGTAAGAACATTTTTCCGCTACCAAAAAGGTCGCCCACAACATTCATCCCAGTCATCAAATGACCTTCAATTACTTCAATAGGTCTATTTACATTTGTTCGGGCCTCTTCAACATCCTCAACAATATATTGATCTATCCCCTTAACCAGT contains:
- the metF gene encoding methylenetetrahydrofolate reductase [NAD(P)H], giving the protein MKITDHILNAKGKTLFSFEIVPPVKGKNIQELYNNIDPLMEFKPPFIDVTTSREEYVYINKSGLLDKKLTRRRPGTVGICASIQHKYKVDTVPHILCGGFTKEETEYVLVDCHYLGIQNVMALRGDARSEQKYFEATKGGHAFASELVGQIQNLNCGKYLHEEIESDNCADFCIGVAGYPEKHLEAPSLQSDLKRLKEKVDAGADYVVTQMFFDNQKYFEFVDAAKEIGINVPIIPGIKPIAVKRHLQLLPQVFRIDLPQDLIDAVDDCKDNKAVRQVGVDWAIQQSKELKAAGVPVLHYYSMGKSDNIHAIAKGVF
- the metH gene encoding methionine synthase is translated as MSTISQKYLKLSGLEPLVVTPESNFINVGERTNVAGSKRFLRLIKEEKFEEALDVARHQVEGGAQIIDINMDDGLINGKAAMVKYLNLIIAEPDIARVPIMIDSSKWEIIEAGLQVVQGKCVVNSISLKEGKEQFVQQAKLIKRYGAAVIVMAFDEVGQADNYERRLEISKRSYSILVNEVGFAPEDIIFDLNVFPVATGMEEHRRNALDFIDATKWVKTNLPYCSVSGGVSNVSFSFRGNNPVREAMHSVFLYHAIQAGMNMGIVNPTMLEVYDDIPKDLLKHVEDVILDRRDDATERLLDFAESVVGKAKESKVDLSWREDSLQDRITRALVKGIDQYIVEDVEEARTNVNRPIEVIEGHLMTGMNVVGDLFGSGKMFLPQVVKSARVMKKAVAHLLPFIEEEKKNNPDAIAGGAAGKILMATVKGDVHDIGKNIVSVVLACNNYEIVDLGVMVPPEKIINAAKDENVDIIGLSGLITPSLDEMVFLAKEMERQNFNVPLLIGGATTSKAHTAVKIDPQYKNAVVHVNDASRAVTVVGDLLQKENSDNYKKEIKLNYEEFRDKFLKRSKQKEYRTINEARANKFKIDWKTEEVIKPNELGIQVIEDFDLQKLVQFIDWSPFFRSWDLHGKYPDILKDNVVGQQARELFEDAKAMLKTIVDKSQLKAKAIFGLFLANSVDSDDIKVLINDETKKFRTLRQQLKKREGVPNFALADFIAPQETGIQDYIGCFCVSTGFGTADLAAKFEEDHDDYSSIMIKALADRLAEAFAEYLHKEVRTKYWGYSSNEHLSNEELIKETYKGIRPAPGYPACPDHLEKLTIWEILGVKEKIDVELTESLAMWPAASVSGYYFANPEARYFGLGKIKEDQVLDYAKRKGIPLEDANKWLAPNIAED